A genomic stretch from Candidatus Omnitrophota bacterium includes:
- a CDS encoding cell division protein FtsQ/DivIB: protein MKKKNKKTLSLIIILLIALGSAAALAWYAARAVRSSAFFRIKGVAIASNAKIDVSHLIGRNIFDVDLRREIRFLRNNYPRLRILSVVKRFPDRMIINSRTRAAIAQIKSYRYLFIDEEAVILPEESDYGSSTLPVIVGLESKISRPRYGWSYADLKEIKIAFELMKELKGNPDTAGLDIAKIDVSSPGSLSFSVRPSGLPIKVGDEDIKKRVRSLGAVLRKLDAKLDNLSYIDLRFSEPVVKPK from the coding sequence ATGAAAAAGAAAAATAAAAAGACATTATCGCTTATAATAATCCTGCTCATTGCCCTGGGTTCAGCCGCTGCCCTCGCGTGGTACGCGGCGCGGGCCGTAAGGTCCTCGGCATTCTTCAGGATAAAGGGCGTAGCCATCGCTTCCAACGCGAAGATAGATGTCTCGCATCTTATAGGCAGGAATATATTTGACGTTGACCTGAGAAGGGAGATCCGGTTTCTCAGGAACAACTATCCCCGGCTCAGGATATTGAGCGTGGTCAAGCGTTTTCCCGACAGGATGATCATAAATTCCCGGACGCGCGCGGCAATAGCGCAGATAAAGTCCTACCGCTACCTGTTCATAGACGAAGAGGCGGTCATATTGCCGGAAGAATCCGATTATGGCAGCAGCACGCTTCCTGTCATCGTAGGCCTGGAGTCAAAGATAAGCAGGCCCAGGTACGGCTGGTCATACGCCGATCTAAAGGAGATCAAGATCGCGTTTGAGCTTATGAAAGAACTGAAAGGTAATCCCGATACCGCCGGTTTAGATATCGCGAAGATAGACGTGTCCAGCCCCGGCAGCCTTTCTTTTTCTGTCAGGCCTTCCGGCTTGCCGATCAAGGTGGGGGATGAGGATATAAAAAAGCGCGTAAGATCGCTGGGGGCTGTATTGCGCAAGCTGGACGCGAAATTGGATAACTTGAGCTATATAGACCTCAGGTTTTCTGAGCCGGTAGTCAAACCAAAATAA